A DNA window from Calliphora vicina chromosome 1, idCalVici1.1, whole genome shotgun sequence contains the following coding sequences:
- the LOC135955258 gene encoding U-Kazal-Dg21.2-like, which yields MFYFKLITTLVLMSSLINSSLSMSDSDKDIDCSIQRKCSTKEDIVWATDDKQCYLFRNPCIFANEMCLRRNKNKDEYKVVTEKECKKYCYDFCTEEYAAVCGEYDNAHKTFFNECDFYRHSCQKNESYIFLHVGECDQAVAA from the exons atgttctatTTTAAGTTAATAACCACTCTGGTATTGATGAGTAGCCTCATCAACTCCTCCCTTAGTATGTCGGACAGTGATAAAGATATAGACTGTTCTATACAACGAAAGTGTTCCACTAAAGAAGATATTGTCTGGGCTACAGATGATAAGCAgtgttatttatttagaaacCCCTGTATATTTGCGAATGAAATGTGCTTgagaagaaataaaaacaaagatg aaTACAAAGTTGTTACTGAGAAAGAATGCAAAAAGTATTGTTATGACTTCTGTACTGAGGAATATGCTGCGGTTTGTGGGGAGTATGATAATGCGCACAAGACTTTCTTCAATGAATGTGATTTTTATAGACACAGTTGTCAGAAAAACGAAT caTACATTTTTCTACACGTTGGTGAATGCGATCAAGCCGTTGCTGCCTAA